A window of the Armatimonadota bacterium genome harbors these coding sequences:
- a CDS encoding DnaJ domain-containing protein produces MGHDPYRELEIEPGSSPVDIRQAYLKLARRFHPDQAPAGSESAYEERMKRINAAYEALANVPPPQKKPVQKAPPPGRPTRRQERDPYLALRAAYLIRYRNMTKRTTVKTDPARLAMAFGAPLGMLIGFFVGLPFGIPGCLLGTVIGGLAGAIAGLALLFLVAYTVPAILLAWLGYELGGYPGMVVGGIGGLIAALLYVVGKSETQKPVEKRADWRQP; encoded by the coding sequence ATGGGCCACGATCCGTACCGCGAATTAGAAATCGAGCCTGGCTCGAGCCCGGTCGATATCCGGCAGGCGTACCTTAAACTAGCCAGGCGATTTCATCCCGACCAAGCCCCTGCCGGTTCCGAATCGGCCTACGAAGAACGAATGAAACGGATCAATGCCGCCTATGAAGCCTTGGCCAATGTGCCTCCGCCGCAGAAGAAACCGGTTCAAAAGGCTCCTCCGCCCGGCAGACCGACTCGCCGACAAGAGCGCGACCCCTACTTAGCGCTCCGCGCCGCTTATCTAATTCGGTATCGCAATATGACCAAGCGGACAACGGTTAAGACTGACCCTGCCCGGTTGGCTATGGCTTTCGGCGCGCCGCTTGGAATGCTCATCGGCTTCTTTGTGGGCCTTCCTTTCGGCATCCCCGGTTGCCTGTTAGGGACCGTGATCGGCGGACTTGCCGGCGCCATTGCGGGGTTGGCGCTGCTCTTTTTGGTTGCCTACACCGTTCCGGCCATACTTCTCGCATGGCTCGGCTATGAACTGGGCGGCTATCCTGGAATGGTCGTCGGGGGAATCGGCGGACTGATCGCCGCTCTTCTCTATGTCGTTGGAAAAAGCGAGACCCAAAAACCGGTTGAAAAACGAGCCGATTGGCGCCAACCGTGA
- a CDS encoding S8 family serine peptidase, giving the protein MRKWFTFVLCGVVVAAAFADTGTVQPFVADRVLVKFHDQFLPEGWRAGDLTKVHPAIAKLRPVGASYIVGIDVLVIDLKPGSDAPAAVRALAKHPDVEFAELDLIYEALWTPNDPLRPNQYGLGKIFAYDAWNIWRGDANFFTCVADTGIDHAHQDLSGKYAGGHDYVNNDTNPMDDHGHGTHCSGIAAAMTNNGIGIAGVDPLGRLKATKVLSSGGSGSTTNISNGITWAANNGCHTVSLSLGGGGFSNTMNNAVNYAWNAGCVVVAAAGNNGNTTVVYPAGYANALAVASTTSTDARSSFSSYGSWVQVAAPGSSIRSTLRNNTYGDLSGTSMACPHVAGMATWLYSKLIVNPAQRNVVHAAQIRQIIEDTADPVGTFVTKGRVNMNRAIRAIVINGDVNGDGCVDDRDLAMVLDAYGDSGPNRADLNNTGIVDDADLAIVLNYFGVGCTSN; this is encoded by the coding sequence ATGAGAAAGTGGTTTACCTTTGTTTTGTGCGGCGTCGTCGTGGCGGCCGCATTTGCCGATACGGGCACGGTCCAGCCATTTGTGGCGGATCGCGTATTAGTTAAGTTTCACGACCAGTTCTTGCCGGAAGGTTGGCGCGCGGGCGATTTGACCAAGGTTCATCCTGCAATTGCCAAGTTGCGACCTGTAGGTGCAAGCTACATCGTTGGCATCGATGTACTGGTGATCGACCTGAAGCCAGGGTCCGACGCGCCGGCGGCCGTTCGGGCATTGGCTAAGCATCCAGATGTTGAGTTTGCCGAATTAGACTTGATTTACGAAGCGCTCTGGACTCCGAACGATCCGCTAAGGCCTAACCAATATGGACTGGGCAAGATCTTTGCCTATGACGCCTGGAATATTTGGCGCGGCGATGCGAACTTCTTCACTTGCGTGGCCGACACAGGGATCGATCATGCTCATCAGGACCTTTCGGGCAAGTATGCGGGCGGTCACGACTACGTGAACAACGATACAAACCCGATGGACGATCATGGGCACGGCACGCACTGTTCCGGCATTGCGGCCGCAATGACGAATAACGGCATCGGCATTGCCGGCGTGGACCCATTGGGCCGGTTGAAGGCCACAAAGGTGCTCAGTTCCGGCGGAAGCGGATCGACGACGAACATCTCCAACGGCATTACATGGGCGGCTAACAACGGATGCCACACGGTCAGTTTGAGCCTTGGCGGCGGCGGATTCTCGAATACCATGAACAACGCCGTGAACTACGCTTGGAACGCGGGATGCGTCGTGGTGGCGGCGGCGGGCAATAACGGCAATACCACGGTCGTTTATCCAGCTGGTTATGCAAACGCGCTGGCCGTTGCGTCTACTACCTCTACCGATGCGCGGTCTTCTTTCAGCAGCTATGGTTCGTGGGTTCAGGTCGCTGCCCCCGGTTCGAGCATTCGTTCGACGCTGCGCAACAACACCTATGGCGACCTGAGCGGCACGTCGATGGCTTGCCCGCACGTTGCCGGCATGGCGACATGGCTCTACAGCAAACTGATCGTCAATCCGGCTCAGCGGAATGTCGTTCATGCGGCTCAGATTAGACAGATCATCGAGGATACGGCCGATCCGGTGGGCACCTTTGTTACTAAGGGCCGCGTCAACATGAATCGCGCTATTCGCGCTATTGTCATCAATGGCGATGTCAATGGCGATGGATGCGTGGACGACCGTGACTTGGCGATGGTATTGGACGCATATGGAGACTCTGGGCCGAACCGAGCCGATCTGAACAATACGGGCATTGTGGACGACGCCGACTTGGCCATTGTGCTGAACTATTTTGGCGTTGGTTGCACGTCGAACTGA
- a CDS encoding BamA/TamA family outer membrane protein, with amino-acid sequence MNVLRTAFVATGLILFLAAMAQPITRTEVEGLTVISAKTANERLMAEVNKAGDIVKGIQAFEAHLHGLGYPLMRVTDYDLSEDGVLRAKIAEGRINFVEVVGNRRTRSDTLYYLAGLTPGEVYYAPKVEAARRRLGRLGYLNDVKIGPVTDDESKLGSVTARIEVEEGRSQQVGLALGYTQEAGLVGFVSAQDLNFAGLGHRARLAWQRDSFRDITTGQVFEGRSSYFASYQADRVMGSPFGIGVQGYDRTGQFYPTFSTIETNLRRFEHRSGAGFWLGYEFTESMGLRALFRSDQVDFDDAPNHLIGPSGKAANRGKVQTIGGELIWDTREKLNFPRTGFYFSFTAENAVAPSDFRFNRFVADFRYFMPVKDNSSLAFRAMAGVAGANAPLSEQFWIGGYDSLRGYAQDEFFGQRMAVVSAEFRFPVWEDIQASFFIDQGLAWNPGSRPTFSNLKTGVGVGLHFASPIGPIKLEFAVGRKGHTYLSLGASY; translated from the coding sequence ATGAACGTCCTGCGAACCGCATTCGTTGCAACCGGCCTCATACTTTTCCTTGCCGCGATGGCCCAACCGATAACCCGGACTGAAGTTGAGGGGCTGACCGTCATCAGCGCCAAGACCGCTAACGAGCGGCTGATGGCCGAGGTGAACAAGGCGGGCGACATTGTCAAAGGCATACAAGCCTTCGAAGCTCATCTCCACGGGCTGGGCTATCCCCTCATGCGCGTAACCGACTACGACCTTAGCGAGGACGGCGTCTTAAGAGCGAAAATCGCAGAGGGCCGGATCAACTTCGTAGAAGTGGTCGGCAACCGCAGGACGCGATCAGACACGCTCTACTATCTTGCGGGCCTTACCCCGGGCGAGGTCTATTATGCGCCCAAGGTCGAGGCCGCTCGACGCCGTCTGGGACGCCTGGGATACTTGAACGACGTGAAGATCGGTCCGGTAACGGACGACGAGTCGAAACTGGGTAGCGTAACGGCGCGGATCGAAGTCGAAGAGGGTCGCTCTCAACAAGTCGGGCTCGCCCTTGGCTACACTCAAGAAGCGGGTCTTGTTGGATTCGTCAGCGCTCAAGACCTCAACTTTGCGGGGCTCGGCCACCGTGCCCGCCTGGCGTGGCAACGAGACAGTTTCCGCGACATCACCACCGGCCAGGTCTTTGAAGGCCGTTCGTCCTACTTCGCCTCCTACCAAGCCGACCGCGTTATGGGCAGTCCGTTCGGCATCGGCGTGCAGGGCTACGACCGGACCGGCCAGTTCTATCCCACTTTCTCTACGATCGAAACGAACTTGCGGCGCTTTGAACATCGATCCGGCGCCGGCTTTTGGCTAGGCTACGAGTTCACCGAGTCGATGGGTCTGCGCGCTCTCTTCCGATCCGATCAGGTTGATTTTGACGACGCCCCGAACCATCTCATCGGTCCGTCTGGCAAAGCCGCTAACCGAGGCAAAGTGCAGACCATCGGTGGCGAGCTCATTTGGGACACTCGCGAAAAGTTAAACTTTCCACGCACAGGCTTCTACTTTTCGTTCACTGCGGAGAATGCGGTCGCCCCGTCCGACTTTCGTTTTAATCGCTTTGTCGCAGACTTCCGATACTTTATGCCGGTCAAAGACAATTCCTCCCTTGCCTTTAGGGCAATGGCCGGAGTCGCGGGCGCCAACGCGCCCCTTAGCGAGCAGTTCTGGATTGGGGGATACGATTCCCTCAGGGGCTACGCCCAAGATGAGTTTTTCGGTCAGCGCATGGCCGTTGTTTCGGCCGAGTTTCGGTTCCCTGTCTGGGAGGATATCCAGGCTTCGTTCTTCATCGACCAAGGTTTGGCATGGAATCCAGGCTCCCGTCCGACCTTTAGCAACCTTAAAACGGGCGTCGGCGTTGGGCTCCACTTTGCCAGCCCTATTGGCCCTATCAAGCTTGAGTTTGCCGTCGGGCGAAAGGGGCACACCTATCTGAGCCTCGGCGCTTCCTACTGA
- a CDS encoding STAS domain-containing protein: MLNQGDFLPASFYRLRNYNLKAFASDLIAGITVGLVALPLAMAFAIASGTVPQSGIYCAIIAGFIISALGGSTVQIGGPTGAFVVVVSGIIEKHGMDGLFTCTILAGAILVALGVTGMGAAIKYVPRPVVIGFTNGIAVLIASTQIRDFFGLQMDSVPGEFLHRVADYAKHWDSLSLTATVLSVSSLAGIVLLAKFAKVVPGAIVAMVAGTAIAWGVGLPVETIETRFGGIPSGLPKFELPTLRPDLALALLSPALTIAMLGAIESLLSAVVADRMTGEKHNPNVELTAQGLANLATPLFGGLPATGAIARTATNVRSGAKTPMAGMIHAVVLLCVVVFAAPLVKHAPLCVLSAILFVVAYNMGEWREIPEILKLSRADITVWIITFALTVFADLTVAVEAGMILAALLYIRKVTLTTSVTRVTKDYVQAGFAHSLQANEIPDGAVVYRIHGPFLFGATDKLEIVEKELHNLPKVVVLRLRNMNAIDATGLHALELLADKLKVTGRTLILCGAREQPSQLMRQAEFDRHIGHQNIVPTLKDAVARAREVLET, from the coding sequence ATGCTCAACCAGGGCGATTTCCTACCTGCTTCCTTCTATCGACTACGAAACTACAACTTAAAGGCATTCGCGTCGGACCTCATCGCCGGAATCACAGTCGGATTGGTCGCCCTGCCCTTGGCCATGGCGTTCGCGATCGCCTCGGGTACCGTTCCCCAGTCCGGAATCTACTGCGCTATCATAGCTGGCTTTATCATCTCAGCGCTCGGTGGATCAACGGTGCAGATCGGAGGCCCTACGGGAGCCTTCGTCGTGGTCGTCTCCGGGATCATAGAAAAGCACGGCATGGATGGGCTCTTCACCTGCACGATCCTGGCAGGCGCCATCCTTGTTGCTTTGGGCGTAACGGGCATGGGAGCGGCTATCAAATACGTGCCCCGACCCGTTGTGATTGGGTTTACCAACGGCATTGCCGTCCTGATCGCAAGCACACAGATCCGAGACTTCTTCGGCCTGCAAATGGACTCCGTGCCGGGCGAGTTCCTCCATCGGGTCGCCGACTATGCAAAACATTGGGATTCTCTATCGCTAACTGCTACAGTGTTGAGCGTCTCATCTTTGGCGGGAATCGTTCTCCTTGCAAAGTTTGCAAAGGTTGTGCCGGGCGCAATTGTCGCCATGGTGGCCGGCACGGCGATTGCATGGGGGGTCGGCCTGCCTGTCGAGACTATCGAGACTCGTTTTGGCGGAATCCCAAGCGGATTGCCCAAGTTTGAACTGCCAACGCTAAGGCCCGATCTCGCCCTTGCGCTCCTTTCGCCCGCGCTCACCATCGCAATGTTGGGCGCCATCGAATCTCTGCTATCTGCCGTCGTTGCCGATCGAATGACAGGCGAAAAGCACAATCCGAACGTCGAGCTGACAGCGCAAGGCTTAGCAAACCTTGCCACGCCGCTATTTGGCGGATTGCCCGCAACCGGAGCCATCGCTCGTACGGCGACAAACGTTCGTTCAGGCGCAAAAACCCCTATGGCAGGCATGATCCATGCGGTTGTTCTCCTCTGTGTCGTCGTCTTTGCGGCTCCGCTAGTGAAGCACGCGCCGTTGTGCGTTTTGTCCGCCATTCTCTTTGTTGTCGCCTATAACATGGGCGAGTGGCGAGAGATCCCAGAGATTCTGAAGCTCAGCCGCGCCGACATTACCGTATGGATCATCACCTTCGCCCTAACTGTGTTTGCAGACCTGACCGTGGCCGTCGAAGCCGGAATGATCCTGGCGGCCCTGCTTTATATCCGAAAGGTAACGCTCACCACTTCGGTAACCCGCGTTACCAAAGACTACGTCCAGGCTGGTTTTGCCCATTCGCTGCAGGCTAACGAAATCCCTGACGGCGCGGTCGTTTATCGGATCCATGGACCGTTCCTTTTCGGCGCGACCGATAAGCTTGAAATTGTCGAGAAAGAACTTCACAACCTGCCGAAAGTGGTTGTGCTTCGACTCCGAAACATGAACGCAATCGACGCCACTGGACTGCATGCGCTGGAACTGCTTGCCGATAAGCTCAAAGTAACCGGCCGGACCCTCATCCTATGCGGAGCGCGAGAGCAGCCTTCGCAGCTGATGCGCCAGGCAGAGTTCGACCGCCACATAGGGCATCAGAACATCGTACCAACCTTGAAAGACGCCGTCGCCCGCGCCCGAGAGGTACTGGAAACTTGA
- a CDS encoding glycoside hydrolase family 127 protein, whose amino-acid sequence MGPVDTSNSPFARLRPGPALSLGAGSFWQPRREKNATASLPQLLGAMEHAGTVDNFRRLIGESDAPRRGPRYTDSDLFKWMEACAWGNREWPITQFGPIEDIVVRAQGADGYLNTYFVDELADKRFSNMIHDHEVYCAGHLFQAAIAARRSIGETKLFDAAIRYADYLCEEFGPGKREEADGHPEAEMALIELYRETGEEKYLKLAKFYLDQVDWRGASELEGHAVRALYFCCGLADCAMETGDSEAMGALQRYWQSLMETRLYVTGGAGGRHVGESFGRPYELPNERAYAETCAAIAVAMWAHRMLLLTGDGQYGDAMELALYNGFLAGVSLSGTEYFYVNPLRSNGKAEGDPWYPWARKGPPKRIGYYECACCPPNIQRTFASLPHWFVSRTTNGVWAHLFDNGVIELGDGGRIVSETDYPWNGEVLYRFETDNPFEFRVRQPEWSDARYWLNGEECPCDVEKGYAKMARHWRKGDELKIDLGLRAEWVECNPRVAENRGSVALKRGPLVYCLEAADNENVLDAVVRAGAETRLERLENLDGVQSFRFSGFVDDAEWPTLYRREGSARLKPMEFVAVPYYAWNNRGAGAMTVWMRRVDERKG is encoded by the coding sequence GTGGGGCCGGTCGACACAAGCAATAGCCCATTTGCTCGCTTAAGGCCGGGCCCGGCGTTGTCGCTGGGCGCCGGTTCGTTCTGGCAGCCCCGCCGCGAAAAAAACGCAACAGCGTCTCTTCCCCAACTGTTAGGCGCAATGGAGCATGCAGGCACCGTTGATAATTTCAGGCGCTTGATCGGCGAGTCGGATGCGCCTCGCCGCGGTCCGCGGTATACCGATTCCGACCTCTTCAAGTGGATGGAAGCGTGCGCGTGGGGCAATCGGGAGTGGCCGATCACCCAGTTTGGGCCAATTGAGGACATCGTTGTGCGGGCTCAGGGCGCCGACGGTTACCTGAACACCTACTTTGTCGACGAATTGGCCGACAAGCGATTTTCGAACATGATCCACGATCACGAGGTTTACTGCGCGGGGCATCTGTTTCAAGCCGCGATTGCGGCGCGCAGGTCGATCGGCGAGACGAAGCTCTTTGATGCCGCGATACGGTATGCCGACTACCTGTGCGAGGAGTTTGGCCCCGGCAAGCGCGAGGAAGCGGACGGTCATCCCGAAGCCGAGATGGCCTTGATCGAACTGTATCGCGAGACGGGCGAGGAGAAGTACCTGAAGTTGGCCAAGTTCTATCTGGATCAGGTCGATTGGCGCGGCGCGAGCGAGCTAGAAGGCCATGCGGTGCGGGCGCTCTACTTCTGTTGCGGGCTGGCCGACTGCGCGATGGAAACGGGCGATTCCGAGGCGATGGGGGCCCTGCAGCGGTATTGGCAGTCGCTGATGGAGACGCGGCTCTATGTTACGGGCGGCGCAGGCGGGCGACATGTCGGCGAATCGTTTGGCCGACCCTACGAACTTCCGAACGAACGCGCCTATGCGGAAACGTGCGCAGCGATCGCGGTGGCGATGTGGGCGCATCGGATGTTGCTGTTGACCGGCGACGGCCAATATGGCGATGCGATGGAACTGGCGCTGTACAACGGCTTCTTGGCGGGGGTCTCTTTGTCGGGCACGGAGTATTTCTATGTCAATCCGCTACGGTCGAACGGCAAAGCCGAAGGCGACCCTTGGTATCCCTGGGCCAGAAAGGGACCGCCTAAACGCATTGGCTATTACGAGTGCGCCTGTTGTCCGCCAAATATCCAAAGGACCTTCGCGTCGTTGCCGCACTGGTTTGTCAGCCGGACGACGAACGGCGTCTGGGCGCACTTGTTCGATAACGGCGTCATCGAATTGGGGGATGGGGGTCGCATTGTATCCGAAACGGACTACCCTTGGAACGGCGAAGTCTTATATCGATTTGAGACCGATAACCCGTTTGAGTTTCGGGTGCGACAGCCGGAATGGTCGGACGCCCGTTATTGGCTAAATGGGGAAGAATGCCCATGCGATGTTGAGAAAGGCTATGCGAAGATGGCCAGACATTGGCGCAAAGGCGACGAGTTGAAAATCGATTTAGGCTTGAGGGCGGAATGGGTCGAGTGCAATCCGCGGGTTGCCGAGAACAGGGGAAGCGTCGCACTAAAGCGAGGGCCATTGGTCTATTGTCTGGAGGCGGCGGACAACGAGAACGTGCTGGATGCAGTCGTCCGCGCAGGCGCGGAAACAAGGCTCGAACGGTTGGAAAATTTGGACGGCGTGCAATCTTTTCGGTTTAGCGGATTTGTGGACGATGCTGAGTGGCCGACTCTTTATCGTCGCGAAGGAAGCGCCCGTTTGAAGCCGATGGAGTTTGTTGCGGTACCCTACTATGCATGGAACAATCGCGGAGCAGGCGCAATGACGGTTTGGATGAGGCGGGTCGATGAGCGCAAGGGTTAG
- a CDS encoding carboxypeptidase regulatory-like domain-containing protein, with the protein MRLLGFLAVLVVLCSGCNNAKKLGFISGSVTDVNGNPFVGAQVRAQGGGTIAATTTQTGAYVLTDVPEGFTRIIAEAIVGGVRFFGQQVAQVFQNEQTKSVNIMMAPENQLGDIEGRVLAPNGSPIRGARVFVGGALASAMDVTDNDGRFSIRDLPAGFSYPVVASAPDFENDRRDDVLVTANQVSTLSFLLNFSSNRPVFMPEGLFATAYTLPQIPEARSNRHVRAYDAIKGWLDPDRPKATLKGRAVGGHFVEVDLGWDFEDNRSMLGFGVFRGTNATGPLNNAIAFLRDPLASYYADLDGALQPETSYFYEIVALNTDYLDEPTPDGSESPRSDRVSARPFLSIDILSPQPNAITSTTPVISWQSVPRADAYQIIVYNRFPDYDVDPYYPIDPDSPGESRVPAPLTSFVYPGNPPLIPGRTYFAVVIALTNDGSTRSFSQIVPFEVR; encoded by the coding sequence ATGAGGCTATTAGGATTCTTGGCGGTCTTGGTCGTTCTGTGCTCGGGATGCAACAACGCGAAGAAGTTGGGGTTTATTTCCGGCAGCGTTACGGACGTGAACGGCAATCCGTTTGTCGGCGCTCAGGTGCGAGCGCAAGGGGGCGGCACAATAGCGGCGACGACCACCCAGACGGGCGCCTATGTTCTGACGGACGTGCCAGAGGGCTTCACCCGGATCATCGCCGAGGCGATAGTGGGCGGCGTGCGGTTCTTTGGTCAGCAAGTGGCGCAGGTTTTTCAGAACGAGCAGACAAAGAGCGTGAATATCATGATGGCGCCGGAAAATCAGTTGGGCGACATTGAAGGTCGGGTTTTAGCGCCGAACGGGTCGCCGATCAGGGGCGCGAGGGTCTTTGTCGGCGGGGCTTTAGCATCAGCAATGGACGTTACAGACAACGACGGACGGTTTTCCATTCGCGATTTGCCGGCAGGGTTTAGTTACCCAGTGGTGGCCTCGGCGCCCGATTTTGAAAACGACCGGCGCGACGACGTTCTGGTTACCGCCAATCAAGTTTCTACGCTTTCCTTCTTGCTGAACTTCTCGAGCAATCGCCCCGTATTCATGCCGGAGGGCCTTTTCGCCACCGCCTACACGCTTCCTCAAATTCCAGAAGCAAGGAGCAACCGGCACGTTCGCGCCTATGATGCGATCAAAGGCTGGTTAGACCCGGATCGACCCAAGGCAACGCTGAAGGGTCGAGCCGTTGGCGGCCACTTTGTAGAGGTCGATCTGGGTTGGGACTTTGAGGACAATCGGAGTATGCTGGGTTTTGGGGTATTTCGGGGCACAAACGCCACGGGACCGTTGAACAACGCGATTGCCTTCTTGCGAGATCCGTTGGCAAGCTACTATGCCGATCTAGACGGAGCGCTTCAGCCGGAGACGTCGTACTTCTACGAGATTGTCGCCTTGAACACGGACTATCTAGACGAGCCGACGCCGGACGGCAGCGAATCGCCCCGGAGCGACCGAGTCTCGGCAAGGCCGTTTCTATCGATCGACATTCTGTCGCCGCAACCGAACGCAATCACGTCTACAACGCCGGTCATCAGCTGGCAGTCGGTACCGCGCGCCGACGCCTATCAGATCATCGTCTACAATCGCTTTCCCGATTACGACGTTGATCCCTACTATCCCATCGATCCCGACAGTCCGGGCGAATCGCGGGTGCCGGCGCCACTGACCAGTTTCGTCTATCCGGGCAATCCGCCTTTAATTCCGGGCCGAACCTACTTCGCCGTAGTGATCGCGCTGACGAACGATGGATCGACCCGTTCGTTCAGTCAGATCGTTCCGTTCGAGGTTCGTTAG
- a CDS encoding inorganic diphosphatase, whose product MSARVSIGARAPEIVNAIIEIPKGSTNKYEIDPETGLVKLDRVLYSPLFYPCDYGFVPQTHYLDGDPIDVLVLITHPTVPGCVVESKPIAVLEMRDDKGPDEKILCVATKDPRFSDWNSLADLHEHTQREIFHFFEVYKNLEEKSVEVVGWSDVDLARDLIQRYRTDLS is encoded by the coding sequence ATGAGCGCAAGGGTTAGCATCGGCGCTCGCGCGCCGGAGATTGTAAACGCGATCATCGAGATACCCAAGGGATCGACGAACAAGTACGAGATCGATCCTGAGACAGGGCTGGTAAAGTTGGATCGGGTTCTGTATTCGCCGTTGTTCTATCCATGCGATTATGGGTTTGTGCCTCAGACGCACTATTTGGACGGAGACCCAATCGATGTACTGGTGCTGATTACGCATCCGACCGTGCCTGGATGTGTGGTGGAATCGAAACCGATTGCCGTTCTGGAGATGAGGGACGACAAAGGGCCGGACGAGAAGATCTTGTGCGTGGCGACCAAAGACCCACGATTTTCGGATTGGAACAGCCTGGCTGACTTGCACGAACACACTCAGCGAGAGATTTTCCACTTTTTTGAGGTGTACAAGAACTTGGAAGAAAAGTCGGTCGAGGTCGTGGGTTGGTCGGACGTAGACCTCGCCCGCGACCTGATTCAGCGGTATCGGACCGATTTGAGTTGA